Proteins from one Syntrophorhabdaceae bacterium genomic window:
- a CDS encoding MBL fold metallo-hydrolase: MKIRFLGAARKVTGSCYHLLADGIQILVDCGMNQGKDADTLNKEPFQFNPAEIDYLLLSHAHLDHSGLIPKLVTDGFKGRILTTSATADLVEIMLYDSAHIQEKDAEWLTKKSFRGGKDIRFEPLYDTEAVKRAIPFFDKKNYGNIEGLNNGTVKYRFIDAGHILGSGSLELWYHDQDGKEKKIIFSGDVGKNGNPIINDPQHVEEADYVVVESTYGNRLHKDLNESINELEYAIKDTFRRGGNVLIPSFAVGRTQDVLYILNKLVKEGKLEDLDVYVDSPLADKATKIYMAHPEFFDAQAVNMFKFKSSEGMKIHFTTIVEESQKINKIKSRAIIIAGSGMCDGGRIRHHFKHNIWRPECSIIFTGFQVGGTLGRHIIDGAKTARILGEEMVIRAKIYTIGGFSAHADQKELLEWLGTFTNKPKVFITHGEESVALTFEHVVQEKLALETHVPYKGEEIEI, translated from the coding sequence ATGAAGATCAGGTTTTTGGGCGCAGCGCGAAAGGTAACCGGTTCGTGTTACCATTTACTGGCAGACGGCATTCAAATCCTTGTTGACTGCGGGATGAACCAGGGAAAGGATGCCGATACCCTCAACAAAGAGCCTTTTCAGTTTAACCCCGCTGAGATCGATTATCTCCTCCTTTCCCATGCCCACCTCGACCATTCAGGGCTGATCCCGAAACTTGTGACGGATGGATTCAAGGGCAGGATACTTACCACGTCGGCAACGGCTGATCTTGTCGAGATCATGCTCTATGATTCAGCCCATATCCAGGAGAAGGATGCTGAATGGCTTACAAAGAAATCCTTCAGGGGTGGCAAAGATATCCGCTTCGAGCCGCTCTATGATACAGAGGCTGTGAAGCGGGCAATCCCGTTTTTTGATAAGAAGAACTACGGGAACATTGAGGGGCTTAACAACGGAACAGTCAAATACCGGTTTATCGATGCCGGACATATCCTCGGTTCAGGCTCACTGGAGCTATGGTACCATGATCAGGACGGCAAGGAGAAAAAGATCATATTTTCAGGAGACGTCGGCAAGAACGGGAACCCGATCATTAATGACCCTCAGCACGTGGAAGAGGCTGACTATGTCGTTGTTGAGTCAACCTATGGCAACAGGCTGCATAAAGATCTGAACGAAAGCATCAACGAGCTGGAATATGCGATCAAGGATACCTTCAGAAGGGGCGGCAATGTCCTGATCCCGTCTTTCGCGGTAGGGAGGACGCAGGATGTGCTCTACATATTAAATAAACTCGTTAAAGAAGGAAAACTGGAAGACCTCGATGTCTATGTCGATAGTCCTCTCGCGGATAAGGCCACGAAGATCTATATGGCCCATCCGGAATTCTTCGATGCTCAGGCGGTAAATATGTTCAAGTTTAAAAGCAGTGAAGGGATGAAGATCCATTTTACAACCATTGTAGAGGAATCGCAGAAGATCAATAAGATAAAATCCAGGGCGATCATCATAGCCGGCAGCGGTATGTGCGATGGCGGCAGGATACGCCACCATTTCAAACACAATATCTGGAGACCGGAGTGCAGCATCATATTTACCGGTTTTCAAGTAGGGGGTACGCTCGGCAGGCACATCATTGACGGCGCAAAGACGGCCCGTATCCTTGGTGAAGAGATGGTCATAAGGGCAAAGATCTACACCATTGGCGGTTTCTCGGCCCATGCAGACCAGAAGGAACTCCTTGAATGGCTGGGCACATTCACCAATAAGCCGAAGGTCTTCATAACCCACGGCGAAGAATCGGTAGCCCTTACGTTCGAACATGTCGTTCAGGAAAAACTGGCCCTCGAAACACACGTTCCATACAAGGGAGAAGAGATAGAGATCTAA